A DNA window from Fimbriimonadaceae bacterium contains the following coding sequences:
- the hutI gene encoding imidazolonepropionase codes for METPLTRTALLGGTLATLSGPARARTGPELGEVEVIPDGGVLFREGRIAAVGSRDQIEALLEPADATVELEGRLVTPGFVDAHTHAVFAGNRAHEFEALCTGSTYAEIAAKGGGIRSTMRAVRNASEEELIRQSARHVRWMMASGTTCAEIKSGYGLDLECEFKMLRVAGRLAEHTGLRLRRTFLGAHAVPPEFEGRRTAYLDHVLEEMLPAVRTQGLAEAADMFVEEGYFDARDAERLAEACRHHGMSLRLHVDQLRDGGGAALAARLGARTADHLEHTGDSGIRALAAAHVFPVLLPASVFGLRLDRYPNARAMADAGLPIVLATDFNPGSAPSPSMPFSMGLACRFMGLTAREALVAATINPAHALGLSKEVGSLDPGKRADAVVWDLDAVEEIPYYLGAPALHSVWVQGRSAPV; via the coding sequence ATGGAAACGCCTCTGACGCGGACCGCGCTGCTGGGCGGCACCCTCGCGACATTGAGCGGTCCCGCCCGAGCGCGGACGGGCCCGGAGCTTGGCGAAGTCGAGGTGATCCCTGACGGCGGGGTGCTCTTCCGGGAAGGGCGCATCGCCGCGGTGGGGTCCCGCGATCAGATCGAAGCGCTCTTGGAGCCGGCAGACGCCACGGTCGAACTCGAGGGGCGCCTCGTGACGCCCGGCTTTGTGGACGCCCACACGCATGCCGTGTTCGCGGGCAACCGCGCGCACGAGTTCGAGGCCCTTTGCACCGGGTCGACCTATGCCGAGATCGCCGCGAAGGGAGGCGGCATCCGCTCGACCATGCGGGCGGTGAGGAACGCATCCGAAGAGGAGCTCATCCGCCAGAGCGCCCGGCACGTCCGGTGGATGATGGCCTCCGGCACGACGTGCGCGGAGATCAAATCCGGGTACGGGCTCGACTTGGAGTGCGAGTTTAAGATGCTGCGCGTTGCGGGCCGCTTGGCGGAGCACACCGGGTTGCGGCTTCGCCGAACGTTCCTGGGAGCCCACGCGGTTCCGCCAGAGTTCGAGGGCCGCCGGACGGCCTACCTCGACCACGTGTTGGAGGAGATGCTCCCCGCGGTGCGCACCCAGGGCCTGGCGGAGGCGGCCGACATGTTCGTCGAGGAGGGGTATTTCGACGCCCGGGATGCGGAGCGCTTGGCCGAGGCCTGCAGGCACCATGGGATGAGCCTGCGGCTCCACGTCGACCAGCTTCGAGACGGCGGCGGGGCCGCGCTCGCGGCACGATTGGGGGCGCGTACCGCGGACCACCTCGAGCACACGGGAGATTCGGGGATCCGGGCACTGGCGGCCGCCCACGTCTTCCCGGTGCTCCTTCCCGCTTCGGTGTTCGGGTTGCGCCTCGACCGCTACCCCAACGCGCGCGCGATGGCCGACGCGGGACTGCCCATCGTGCTCGCGACCGACTTCAACCCAGGTTCGGCGCCCAGTCCGTCGATGCCCTTTTCCATGGGTTTGGCTTGCCGGTTCATGGGCCTCACCGCCCGGGAGGCGCTCGTCGCAGCCACGATCAACCCCGCCCACGCGTTGGGCCTTTCAAAGGAAGTGGGCTCGCTGGATCCGGGCAAGCGGGCCGACGCCGTGGTTTGGGATCTCGATGCCGTCGAGGAGATTCCCTACTATCTGGGGGCGCCCGCGCTCCACTCGGTCTGGGTACAGGGTCGAAGCGCGCCCGTCTAG
- a CDS encoding DUF1501 domain-containing protein has translation MDRDALREITRRQFFGKVGYGVGTFALANLLAESGYAQGPDNPLAPRAPHFAPKAKHIIFLFMAGAPSQIDLFDPKPMLVQHNGESVPDELIHGERFAFIKGTPKLLGSPYKFEPRGQSGQMISELLPHLHTIADEIAIVRSMQTDQFNHAPAQLFMNTGFQLPGRPSMGSWLTYGLGSENRDLPGFVVLISGPNNPDGGKSCWGSGFLPTTYQGVEFRSKGDPVLYVSNPPGIDPITRRQSLDALRDLNKLRLDAVGDPEIATRIAQYELAYRMQSSVPELMDISKESPETHAAYGTEPGAASFANNCLLARRLVERGTRFVQLYHWGWDSHGTSEGDDIMHSLPLRCKQTDQAAVALVKDLKQRGLLDETLVIWSGEFGRTPMNEERDGSKFLGRDHHPQAYSLWMAGGGVKPGFTLGSTDELGYNVVEDAVHVHDLNATILHLMGIDHTRLTYKFQGRDFRLTDVHGNVVTKLLA, from the coding sequence ATGGATCGGGACGCCCTGCGCGAGATCACCCGCCGGCAGTTCTTTGGCAAGGTCGGTTACGGGGTCGGCACGTTCGCGCTTGCCAACCTGCTCGCGGAGTCCGGCTACGCCCAGGGCCCCGACAATCCGCTGGCGCCCCGCGCTCCCCATTTCGCTCCGAAAGCCAAGCACATCATCTTCCTGTTCATGGCGGGCGCCCCGTCGCAGATCGACCTGTTCGATCCCAAGCCGATGCTCGTGCAGCACAACGGAGAATCGGTTCCCGACGAGCTGATCCACGGCGAACGGTTCGCGTTCATCAAGGGCACGCCCAAACTCCTCGGCTCGCCCTACAAGTTCGAACCCCGCGGCCAGTCGGGCCAGATGATCTCCGAACTCCTGCCCCACCTCCACACGATCGCCGACGAGATCGCGATCGTCAGGTCGATGCAGACGGACCAGTTCAACCACGCTCCCGCGCAGCTGTTCATGAACACGGGCTTCCAACTTCCCGGGCGCCCGAGCATGGGTTCATGGCTCACCTACGGCCTCGGCAGCGAGAATCGGGACCTGCCTGGTTTTGTCGTTCTGATCTCGGGGCCCAACAACCCCGACGGCGGGAAGTCGTGCTGGGGAAGCGGCTTCCTCCCCACCACGTACCAGGGCGTCGAGTTTCGCTCGAAGGGCGACCCGGTGCTCTACGTGTCGAACCCGCCGGGCATCGACCCGATCACGCGGCGCCAGTCGCTGGACGCCCTGCGCGATCTCAACAAGCTGCGCCTCGACGCGGTCGGCGATCCCGAGATCGCCACGCGGATCGCCCAGTACGAGCTGGCGTACCGGATGCAGTCGAGCGTGCCGGAGCTGATGGACATCTCGAAGGAGAGTCCGGAGACGCACGCGGCCTACGGCACCGAGCCCGGCGCCGCTTCGTTCGCCAACAACTGCCTGCTGGCAAGGCGCCTGGTGGAGCGCGGGACGCGATTCGTGCAGCTCTATCACTGGGGCTGGGACAGCCACGGCACGAGCGAAGGCGACGACATCATGCACTCGCTGCCCCTGCGCTGCAAGCAGACCGACCAGGCGGCGGTCGCGCTGGTGAAGGACCTCAAACAGCGGGGACTGCTGGACGAGACGCTCGTGATCTGGAGCGGCGAGTTCGGGCGGACGCCCATGAACGAGGAGCGGGACGGCTCCAAGTTCCTCGGCCGCGACCATCACCCTCAGGCGTACTCGCTCTGGATGGCGGGAGGCGGCGTGAAGCCAGGCTTCACCCTGGGTTCGACCGACGAGCTGGGCTACAACGTTGTCGAGGATGCCGTGCACGTGCACGACCTGAACGCGACGATCCTCCACCTCATGGGGATCGACCACACGCGCCTGACGTACAAGTTCCAGGGCCGCGATTTCCGCCTCACGGACGTGCACGGCAACGTGGTGACGAAGCTTCTCGCCTAG